GGCAGGCCTGCGGGCTCGGCAGGTAGTCCGGCGCAGGCTTGCAGTAGATCATCAACGCATCGCCGATCTCGTTGAGCTCGGCATCGGTGCGGATAGCGGCGAACTGCGCCGGCCGGTCACGCCGCGGCACCGCCCCGAAGGTCTCGTAGTCGTGCCAAAGAAAAGTCTGCTTCGTCATCAAGGTGATTTTTCTCCCTCTTTCTTACTTTTGCGCGTCCGCGAAACCTTCGCGTCCTCTCTCCGGCAATCCATCGCGCTCCCTGCTAGAGAAGCGGCGAGAACAGCCGGGCAGTGGCATCGCCAAGACGGCGCAGAAAACTCTGGCGCCGCTGCCCACGGACCACGGAGGCGCTGTGCAGGTCGGTCTCGAACTGCGCAGCGAGCGGCGCGGCGAGCGCCGGGCCGTAGATCACGGCACACACCTCGAAATTGAGCCGAAAGCTGCGATTGTCGAAGTTGGCGGTGCCGATCATCGCGCAGTTGTCGTCCACCACCAGCGTCTTGGAATGCAGCATGCGGGCCTTGTACTCCCAGATCTTGACGCCGGCGGCGATCAGCTCGTCATAGTAGGAGCGGGCAGCGGCGCTCACGATCAACGAATCGCTGCGGCGCGGCACCAGCAGGCGAACATCCACGCCGCGCAGCGCAGCGCTGGTCAGCGCCATCAGGCCCGGTTCGCCGGGCACGAAGTACGGCGTGGTGAGCCACGCGCGATGCGTGGCCGAATGGATGGCCGCGAGATGGATGCGATGGATGGCTTCGAGGGTGCTGTCGGGACCGCTGGTGACGATCTGCACGGGAATGTCAGCCGCGCCGTCCTGGCGCGGCAGGCGCGGCAGCAGGACGTCAAGGGCCTTGATGATGCGGCGCGGATCTTCGCCGGTCGCGTAGGTCCAATCCTCGAGGAAGGTGGTCTGCAGCCAGCGCACCGCGCTGCCTTCGATACGCAGGTGGGCGTCATGGTAGGCGTCGGCCCTGATGCGGCGGTCTTCCTCGTCGGTGATGTTGACGCCCCCGGTGAAGCCGACGCGCCCGTCGCACACCACGATCTTGCGGTGGGTGCGGTAGTTGGTGACGGGCCGCAGCCGCCGGCCGATGCGGGTATCGTGGAACAGCGCGACTTCGATACCGGCCTCGAGCATGGGTGCCATGAAGCGGCGCCCGATGCGCTTGGAGCCCAGCGCATCGAGCAGCAGGCGGACGGTAACGCCATGGCGCGCCCGCTCGATCAGCAGGTCGCGCAGCGTCGTGCCGGTCTTGTCGGGTTCGAAGATGTAGTACTCGAGGTGGATGTGGTCGCGCGCCTGGCGGATCGCCTCGAAGATAGCATCGAAGGTGCGTGCACCACCCGACAGCAGCTCGGCGGCCGTCGCGCTCGATACCGGCAGGCCGCAGGCCGCCGTGCCGAGCGCGGCCATCTGGCGCAGCGCCGGCGGCGCCCGCTCGGCCGCCGCGCGCAGGCTCGCCACATCGGCCGGCGCCTGGGCGATGGCGCGGCTGCGCAGCCGCTTGAGGCGCTGCTTCTTCAGCCGCTGCGGCCCGAGGAAGTAGTAGATGAGAAATCCCGCGAAAGGCAGCAGCGCCAGCGAGAGGATCCAGCTCATCGTCGAGACCGGCGCGCGCTTCTGCATCACGATCCAGACGGAAAGCACCGCGATGTAGCCGCTCCACGCGAGGGAGAGGCCGGTCTTCCATTCCTGGCTGAGCTCGGGGAGTATCAAAGGGCGAAGGGTTCGTGCAACAAAAAAGGCCGGTAGCGCGAATGCTACCGGCCTTGGGACTCAGTCCCTCGGATCTCTGATCAGCCCGTGGCAGCCTCTTCGGCTTCGGGCTTGGCCCGCCCTTCCTTCTTCGGCAGCGGCTGGATGTCCAGCTGGACCTCTTCCTTGTCGTCGAGGTCGACGGTGAGACGGCCGCCTTCCTGCAGGCGTCCGAACAGCAGCTCGTCGGCCAGGGCGCGGCGGATCGTGTCCTGGATCAGGCGCTGCATCGGGCGTGCGCCCATCAGCGGATCGAAGCCCTTCTTGGCCAGGTGCTTGCGCAGCACGTCGGTGAAGGTGACATCGACCTTCTTCTCGGCCAGCTGCGTCTCGAGCTGCAGCAGGAACTTGTCGACCACGCGCAGGATGATCTGCTCGTCCAGCGCCTTGAAGCTAACGATCGCGTCCAGGCGGTTGCGGAATTCCGGCGTGAACAGGCGCTTGATGTCGCCCATCTCGTCGCCCGACTGGCGCGGGTTGGTGAAGCCGATGGTCGCCTTGTTCATGGTCTCGGCGCCCGCGTTGGTGGTCATCACGATGATCACGTTGCGGAAGTCGGCCTTGCGCCCGTTGTTGTCCGTCAGGGTGCCGTGGTCCATCACCTGCAGCAGCACGTTGAAGATGTCCGGGTGCGCCTTCTCGATCTCGTCGAGCAGCAGCACGGCGTGCGGCTTCTTCGTGATGGCCTCGGTCAGGAGGCCGCCCTGGTCGAAACCGACGTAGCCCGGAGGCGCGCCGATCAGCCGGCTCACCGCGTGGCGCTCCATGTACTCCGACATGTCGAAGCGGATCAGCTCGATGCCCATGATGTAGGCCAGTTGCTTCGCCGCCTCGGTCTTTCCGACGCCGGTGGGGCCGCTGAACAGGAAGGAGCCGATCGGCTTGTCGTCGCGGCCCAGGCCGGAACGCGCCATCTTGACGGACGAGGCCAGCACCTCGAGCGCCTTGTCCTGGCCGAACACCACGCTCTTGAGGTCGCGCTCGATGTTCTGCAGCTTGCCGCGGTCGTCGTTCGAGACGTTGGCCGGGGGAATGCGCGCGATCTTGGCGACGATTTCCTCGACCTCGCTCTTGCTGATGGTCTTCTTGCGCTTGTTCGCGGGCAGGATGCGCTGGGCGGCGCCGGCCTCGTCGATCACGTCGATCGCCTTGTCAGGCAGGTGACGGTCGTTGATGTACTTGGCGCTCAGCTCCGCCGCGGCCTGCAGCGCGGCTACGCCGTACTTCACGCCGTGATGCTCCTCGAAGCGCGACTTCAGGCCCTTCAGGATGTCGACCGTTTCCTGCACGGTCGGCTCGACCACATCGACCTTCTGGAAGCGACGCGACAGGGCCGCATCCTTCTCGAAGATGCCGCGGTACTCGGTGAAGGTGGTGGCGCCGATGCACTTGAGCGCACCGCTGGACAGGGCGGGCTTCAGCAGGTTCGACGCGTCCAGCGTTCCGCCCGAGGCCGCGCCGGCACCGATCAGCGTGTGGATCTCGTCGATGAAGAGGATCGCGTTCGGCTTGTCCTTGAGCGACTTGAGCACGCCCTTCAGGCGCTGCTCGAAGTCTCCGCGGTACTTGGTGCCGGCCAGCAGCGCGCCCATGTCGAGCGAGTACACGTGGGACTCGGCCAGGATCTCCGGCACGTCGCCCTGCGTGATGCGCCACGCCAGGCCCTCGGCGATGGCGGTCTTGCCGACGCCGGCCTCGCCGACCAGCAGCGGGTTGTTCTTGCGGCGGCGGCACAGGATCTGGATCACGCGCTCGACCTCGTACTCGCGGCCGATCAGCGGATCGATCTTGCCGTCCTTGGCCATCTGGTTGAGGTTCTGGGTGAACTGCTCGAGGGGGGACGACTTCTCGTTCTTCTCGCCGCCGCCTTCTTCGCCCTCGGATGCGGATTCGCCGCTGCTCTTGGTGGCCTCAGGCGGGTCGCTCTTCTTGATGCCGTGGGCGATGAAGTTCACCACGTCCAGGCGCGTCACTCCCTGCTGGTGCAGGTAGTAGACGGCGTGCGAGTCCTTCTCGCCGAAAATCGCGACCAGCACGTTGGCGCCGGTGACTTCCTTCTTGCCGTTGCCCGTGGACTGGACATGCATGATGGCACGCTGGATCACGCGCTGGAAGCCGAGCGTGGGCTGGGTGTCCACGTCGTCGGTACCCGCCACCTGCGGCGTGTTGTCCTTGATGAAATTGGTGAGCGACGCGCGCAGGTCGTCGACGTTGGCCGAGCACGCTCGCAGAACTTCCGCGGCACTCGGGTTGTCCAGCAAAGCGAGCAGAAGATGCTCCACCGTGATGAACTCGTGGCGCTGCTGCCTGGCTTCCACAAAAGCCATGTGCAAGCTGACTTCCAGTTCCTGGGCAATCATGTGATTTCCTTTTTGCCTTGCTGTAAATAAATCTCAGATGGGTTGGAGCGCGATTTATTCAACCGGTTCACTGACGCATTGCAGCGGATGCCCCGCCTGGTGCGCCGCCTCCATCACCTGATTGACCTTGGTGGCCGCCATGTCGCGAGAATAAACGCCACAGACACCGCGCCCGTCGAGATGGATCTTGAGCATGATCTGGGTAGCGGTCTCGCGGTCCTTGTTGAAGAACTCCTGGATCACGACGATCACGAACTCCATGGGCGTGTAGTCGTCATTGAGCATCACGACCTGATACATCTGTGGCGGCGCGGTCTTCTGCGGGCGCCGCTCGATCACGACCGCATCGCCATCATCCCGCCCCGGCGTCACGGCCGGGGGCTTGGGAGGAGTCGAGGGGATTTTGGTAGCCATGAAAATCATTTTATCGAGCCGCCCGCTGCTTGCAGTGCCCGTGTTGGCACAACTGGTGCCAGCTTTGTGACATTCAAGACGCGGGCGCCTGGATTGCCCCAAAAACGCATGCAAGCAGCGTGCCCTTCCGGCAATTTTCGGGGTCAAGCAAAGAAAAAAAAGCCCCGGCGCCTTGCGGGCCGGGGCCGGGCTGCCAGCGCCATCGCGCTGCGCGACCGCTTTACATGTTGTCGATCATGACCTGCCCGAAGCCCGAGCAGCTCACCTGGGTAGCCCCGTCCATCAGGCGGGCGAAGTCGTAGGTGACTTTCTTGCTGGCGATGGACTTTTCCATGGAGCGGATGATCAGGTCGGCGGCCTCGGTCCAGCCCATGTGGCGCAGCATCATCTCGGCCGACAGGATTTCGGAGCCGGGGTTGACGTAGTCCTTGCCGGCGTACTTGGGCGCCGTTCCGTGGGTGGCTTCGAACATGGCGACCGTGTCGCTCAGGTTGGCGCCCGGGGCGATGCCGATCCCGCCGACCTGGGCCGCCAGCGCGTCGGAGACGTAGTCGCCGTTCAGGTTCAGGGTGGCAATGACGCTGTACTCGGCCGGGCGCAGCAGGATCTGTTGCAGGAAGGCGTCGGCAATCGAGTCCTTGACGATGATTTCCTTGCCGGTCCTGGGGTTCTTGAACTTCATCCAGGGGCCGCCGTCGATCAGCTCGGCGCCGAACTCCTTGGCCGCCAGGCCGTAGGCCCAGTCGCGGAAGCCACCCTCGGTGAACTTCATGATGTTGCCCTTGTGCACGATCGTCACGCTGGGCTTGTCGTTGTCGATTGCGTACTGGATGGCCTTGCGCACCAGGCGCTCCGTGCCCTCGCGCGAGACCGGCTTGATGCCGATGCCCGAGGTGTTGGGGAAACGGATCTTCTTGACCCCGAACTCGTCCTGCAGGATCTTGATGAGCTTCTTGGCCTTCTCGCTTTCAGCCTCGAATTCGATGCCGGCGTAGATGTCCTCCGAGTTCTCGCGGAAGATCACCATGTTGGTCTTGTGCGGCTCCTTGACCGGGCTGGGCACGCCTTCGAAATACTGGATGGGACGCAGGCAGACGTACAGGTCGAGTTCCTGGCGCAATGCGACGTTCAGGGAGCGGATACCACCGCCCACCGGGGTGGTCAGCGGGCCCTTGATGGAGACCACGTAGTCGCGCACCGCATGCAGGGTTTCCTCCGGGAGCCAGACGTCGGGACCGTAGACCTTGGTCGACTTCTCGCCGGCATAGACCTCCATCCACTGGATCTTCTTCTTGCCCCCGTAGGTCTTGGCCACCGCCGCATCAACCACCTTGATCATCACAGGCGTGATGTCCAGGCCGGTGCCGTCCCCTTCGATGAAGGGGATGATCGGCTGGTCAGGCACATTGAGGGAGTTGTCGGCGTTGACCGTGATCTTCTGGCCTTCGGCCGGGACTTTGATGTGCTGATAGCTGGACATGAGAGTAAGAACTCCGGGGGATGAATTGAAGGCAGGAAGACACTATGTTTCCAGCCGGCTGAATAGCCGTAGAATTTTAGACGCAACCTGAGGAGCTGGAAGGCTTGTCAACCGTGGCCTTATAGCCCTCGTTGTTGACGGACCTTCTGCTGGACGGGAGGCGTTTTCAAACCATTTCCACACAGAGGAACCTGTAATGAGCAAAGTTCTCGCAGTCATGATGGCCGGCTTGTTCGCCACCGCCGCATTCGCGCAGACCCAACCCGCCGAGATCAACCCCCAGGGTCAGGGCAAGGCCGCTGAGCGCGCCGAAACCCGGAAGGCTGCAAAGCCTGCCGGCCAAGTCAAGGCTCCTGGTGGAGATCAATCCAAGGTTGCAGAAGGCAGCGGCGGCGTGACCGCCACCGGCGCCGACAAGGCCGCCCAAGCCCGCCGCGATTCGCGCGATACGCGCCGTCCCGCCAAGGGCGGCGGCAAGAAGCCGGTTCCCGCGCAAGGCGGTACGCCACAGTAAGCCATCCGGA
Above is a window of Variovorax sp. RA8 DNA encoding:
- the cls gene encoding cardiolipin synthase, which translates into the protein MILPELSQEWKTGLSLAWSGYIAVLSVWIVMQKRAPVSTMSWILSLALLPFAGFLIYYFLGPQRLKKQRLKRLRSRAIAQAPADVASLRAAAERAPPALRQMAALGTAACGLPVSSATAAELLSGGARTFDAIFEAIRQARDHIHLEYYIFEPDKTGTTLRDLLIERARHGVTVRLLLDALGSKRIGRRFMAPMLEAGIEVALFHDTRIGRRLRPVTNYRTHRKIVVCDGRVGFTGGVNITDEEDRRIRADAYHDAHLRIEGSAVRWLQTTFLEDWTYATGEDPRRIIKALDVLLPRLPRQDGAADIPVQIVTSGPDSTLEAIHRIHLAAIHSATHRAWLTTPYFVPGEPGLMALTSAALRGVDVRLLVPRRSDSLIVSAAARSYYDELIAAGVKIWEYKARMLHSKTLVVDDNCAMIGTANFDNRSFRLNFEVCAVIYGPALAAPLAAQFETDLHSASVVRGQRRQSFLRRLGDATARLFSPLL
- the clpA gene encoding ATP-dependent Clp protease ATP-binding subunit ClpA, producing the protein MIAQELEVSLHMAFVEARQQRHEFITVEHLLLALLDNPSAAEVLRACSANVDDLRASLTNFIKDNTPQVAGTDDVDTQPTLGFQRVIQRAIMHVQSTGNGKKEVTGANVLVAIFGEKDSHAVYYLHQQGVTRLDVVNFIAHGIKKSDPPEATKSSGESASEGEEGGGEKNEKSSPLEQFTQNLNQMAKDGKIDPLIGREYEVERVIQILCRRRKNNPLLVGEAGVGKTAIAEGLAWRITQGDVPEILAESHVYSLDMGALLAGTKYRGDFEQRLKGVLKSLKDKPNAILFIDEIHTLIGAGAASGGTLDASNLLKPALSSGALKCIGATTFTEYRGIFEKDAALSRRFQKVDVVEPTVQETVDILKGLKSRFEEHHGVKYGVAALQAAAELSAKYINDRHLPDKAIDVIDEAGAAQRILPANKRKKTISKSEVEEIVAKIARIPPANVSNDDRGKLQNIERDLKSVVFGQDKALEVLASSVKMARSGLGRDDKPIGSFLFSGPTGVGKTEAAKQLAYIMGIELIRFDMSEYMERHAVSRLIGAPPGYVGFDQGGLLTEAITKKPHAVLLLDEIEKAHPDIFNVLLQVMDHGTLTDNNGRKADFRNVIIVMTTNAGAETMNKATIGFTNPRQSGDEMGDIKRLFTPEFRNRLDAIVSFKALDEQIILRVVDKFLLQLETQLAEKKVDVTFTDVLRKHLAKKGFDPLMGARPMQRLIQDTIRRALADELLFGRLQEGGRLTVDLDDKEEVQLDIQPLPKKEGRAKPEAEEAATG
- the clpS gene encoding ATP-dependent Clp protease adapter ClpS — translated: MATKIPSTPPKPPAVTPGRDDGDAVVIERRPQKTAPPQMYQVVMLNDDYTPMEFVIVVIQEFFNKDRETATQIMLKIHLDGRGVCGVYSRDMAATKVNQVMEAAHQAGHPLQCVSEPVE
- the icd gene encoding NADP-dependent isocitrate dehydrogenase; the encoded protein is MSSYQHIKVPAEGQKITVNADNSLNVPDQPIIPFIEGDGTGLDITPVMIKVVDAAVAKTYGGKKKIQWMEVYAGEKSTKVYGPDVWLPEETLHAVRDYVVSIKGPLTTPVGGGIRSLNVALRQELDLYVCLRPIQYFEGVPSPVKEPHKTNMVIFRENSEDIYAGIEFEAESEKAKKLIKILQDEFGVKKIRFPNTSGIGIKPVSREGTERLVRKAIQYAIDNDKPSVTIVHKGNIMKFTEGGFRDWAYGLAAKEFGAELIDGGPWMKFKNPRTGKEIIVKDSIADAFLQQILLRPAEYSVIATLNLNGDYVSDALAAQVGGIGIAPGANLSDTVAMFEATHGTAPKYAGKDYVNPGSEILSAEMMLRHMGWTEAADLIIRSMEKSIASKKVTYDFARLMDGATQVSCSGFGQVMIDNM
- a CDS encoding cell envelope biogenesis protein TolA, whose product is MSKVLAVMMAGLFATAAFAQTQPAEINPQGQGKAAERAETRKAAKPAGQVKAPGGDQSKVAEGSGGVTATGADKAAQARRDSRDTRRPAKGGGKKPVPAQGGTPQ